From Spinacia oleracea cultivar Varoflay unplaced genomic scaffold, BTI_SOV_V1 SOVchr0_001, whole genome shotgun sequence, one genomic window encodes:
- the LOC110779027 gene encoding low-temperature-induced cysteine proteinase-like encodes MLPVSTSLARHVVTIDGYVDVPPNNEKELLKAVATQPVSVGICGSERSFQLYSKGIFTGPCSTSVDHVVLIVGYGSENGVDYWIVKNSWGTSWGMKGFVHMQRNSGVSGICGINVMPSYPTKTSPNPPPPAHHLQELLDVVSSHLVLQVKLAAVHEAFLVYAQHGTTTT; translated from the exons ATGCTTCCTGTTTCAACTTCT CTTGCAAGACATGTGGTAACCATTGATGGTTATGTTGATGTCCCTCCTAATAACGAAAAAGAACTCCTAAAAGCTGTCGCAACTCAACCAGTAAGTGTAGGCATATGCGGCAGTGAGAGATCATTCCAATTATACTCTAAG GGAATCTTTACTGGCCCATGTTCCACCTCTGTAGATCATGTTGTTCTAATTGTTGGTTATGGTTCAGAAAATGGAGTTGATTACTGGATAGTTAAGAATTCATGGGGAACTTCATGGGGTATGAAGGGGTTTGTACACATGCAGCGTAACAGTGGAGTTAGTGGAATCTGTGGCATCAACGTGATGCCGTCATATCCAACTAAAACTAGCCCTAATCCACCACCCCCGGCCCACCACCTCCAGGAACTACTAGATGTAGTCTCTTCTCATCTTGTCCTGCAGGTGAAACTTGCTGCTGTGCACGAAGCTTTCTTGGTATATGCACAGCATGGAACTACTACTACCTAA